CCGGATTCGATTCGGGATAATCCAGCAAGAGCCGACCCAAGCGTGGATTTGCCTGACCCAATCCTGCCGGAAATCATATGAACCCCTTCGGAAAAGAAATCGTCGGCCGCAAAAGTGAATGTCCCTGCACGGAGCCGGACCGAAGAGAGAATGATTTTCGCAACCTCACCTCGAAATCCGCTTTTTGTCTAAGGGAAGAGGAGTGCGAACTCCACATCACATACGAAATATTCCTCGAAGAAATAAACGAGCAAAGATCTTCGACGGTCTCAGAGTCCAGATGGGAATCCGGCTCGTCGAGAACCAGAAGGATCGGATCATGAACGACCGCCACCGTTATCCCGACGAGCATCTTCTCCCCGCCGGAAAGCGTCCGGCATTCCCGATCAAGAAGATGGGTTATGCCTGCATCCTCGGCGGTTTGCAAAACTTTTTCCTCGATTGCAGCGGGCGGCATTCTAGCAAACCGGAGGGAAGAAGCGATTTCTTCGAAGACAGTAGGAAACAGCAGATGACGGTCGGGAAACTCGCTCACGTACCCAACATTCTGCAAGCGGGGAGAAAGGCTGTCTATACTGACCGAACCGGAATCCGGTAGAGTGATCCCCGAACATATCTTCAGGAGCGTGGTCTTACCGGCGCCGTTTTTGCCGGAGACCACCGTAAGTCCATGCGGAATCGAAAGAGCGGGGATGCGCAAAACCCCGTGACGGAGATCGGTTATTTCAATCAAACACGAACCTCTCGCTTTTTCGAAGACGAAGCGTTATCAGCTCGACCGCAGTGATTTTGATGATGTCGCCGATAATAAACGGGACCACACAGGCAATCAGGGCCGCCAAAAGCGAAGCTCCCGACGAGATCATGAACCATCCGGCACCAAAGATATAACAGACAAGCGTTGCGAGAAGAAGCCCGGTTATATCGGCAGACAAGGTCTTTTTCGAAAAGAACATGCCTGCAATGAACGCCATCAGAATAAAACCGATCAAAAACCCGCCGGTCGGACCAAGCAGAATCCCGATTCCTGCAGTCCCGTTGTGGAAAATCGGCAGACCGGGCGTGCCGAACAACACATACAGCGCTGTTGGAATCACCGCATATTTTTTCATCACCGATGCCGCCAGCAGAACAAACATCGTTTGAAGCGTGAACGGAACGACAAACGGGACGGATATCCAGCCGCCTACCGTGATCAGTGCCACAAACACCGCTGAATAAATGATCAGACTCGAACGTTTTTCGTTACCGTACATTGTTAACCATAATTTGTGTGTTGGTTAACAATATAAAAGGATCAGATAAGATAGCAGTCGCCCGCTATCACGCGTTCGACCTCGCCATTATCTTTGTGGATGATCAATGCCCCACGCTCATCGACATCGAGTGCCTCGCCTTCGAAGCTCTCACGGATCGTCCGAACGCGAACCCTCCGGTGAAGAGTTCGGGAAAGACTTCTCCATTCCCGGAAGAGCGGCTCGGTTTCGCCTTTCAGAATCATCTGATACCGGCGTTCGAACTCCTTAAGAAACACGGAAAAGAGCTGGGCACGATCCACATCGTGGCCGAGTTCGTCCGAGAGAGACGTGACGATCTTGGAAAGGTTCGGCATAACTTTTTCAACGCAGACGTTCACGTCCACACCGATCCCGACCAGACAGTATTTGATGATATCCTCGTCCGCGGCAAGTTCAAGCGTCGTCCCGGCAACTTTTTTATCGCCGATAAAAACATCGTTCGGCCACTGGATCAAAGCCGAAAGCTCGAACTCATGTCTGATAGCCCGGGCGAGCGAGATCGAGGCGGCCATCATGATCAGGAAGGTCTGATCAACATGGAGTTTTGGCATCACCACGATCGTCGCCCATATACCTCCTTCGGGCGACATCCATACACTGTTCATTCGGCCAAGACCGCCGGTCTGCTGCTCGGCAATAAGAACAGTTCCCGGCTGAACTTCGTCTCCGACCTCATGCATCATCTGCCGGGCAAGTGCGTTCGTTGAGGGAACCTGCTCGAAGTGGTGCATCTCCTGACCGATGACCTTGGTTTTGAGATGCCGTTTGACCTCATACGGGAGTAATAACCACGTACGTTTCCGAAGTGTGTATCCGGTTTTTGCCGAGGCATCAATAACATATCCGACCTCACGCAAAAGATTGACATACTTCCAGACGGCAGTCCGGGATATGCCCAGGCGTTCACTGATAACGTTTCCGGCAACCGGCTGGCCGATTCCGGCTTCGTCCAGAATATGCAGAAGATCGAATATTACGTTTGTCATGAGGTTTTGACTCCAAAATGGATATATGACTTGTTACGCCATCTGAAAAGAAGAAGATTTCGTTTGAAGACCCGGATCTTTCCAATTAAAAAGAAACGGCATCCCCTTCGGAGAATTTTTTGAGAAATGCACAACTCGGATACTCATGCGTGCTTGCAAGGAGAAGCGTACCTTTTC
The sequence above is a segment of the uncultured Methanocorpusculum sp. genome. Coding sequences within it:
- a CDS encoding ABC transporter ATP-binding protein, which translates into the protein MIEITDLRHGVLRIPALSIPHGLTVVSGKNGAGKTTLLKICSGITLPDSGSVSIDSLSPRLQNVGYVSEFPDRHLLFPTVFEEIASSLRFARMPPAAIEEKVLQTAEDAGITHLLDRECRTLSGGEKMLVGITVAVVHDPILLVLDEPDSHLDSETVEDLCSFISSRNISYVMWSSHSSSLRQKADFEVRLRKSFSLRSGSVQGHSLLRPTISFPKGFI
- a CDS encoding biotin transporter BioY: MYGNEKRSSLIIYSAVFVALITVGGWISVPFVVPFTLQTMFVLLAASVMKKYAVIPTALYVLFGTPGLPIFHNGTAGIGILLGPTGGFLIGFILMAFIAGMFFSKKTLSADITGLLLATLVCYIFGAGWFMISSGASLLAALIACVVPFIIGDIIKITAVELITLRLRKSERFVFD
- a CDS encoding biotin--[acetyl-CoA-carboxylase] ligase, which encodes MTNVIFDLLHILDEAGIGQPVAGNVISERLGISRTAVWKYVNLLREVGYVIDASAKTGYTLRKRTWLLLPYEVKRHLKTKVIGQEMHHFEQVPSTNALARQMMHEVGDEVQPGTVLIAEQQTGGLGRMNSVWMSPEGGIWATIVVMPKLHVDQTFLIMMAASISLARAIRHEFELSALIQWPNDVFIGDKKVAGTTLELAADEDIIKYCLVGIGVDVNVCVEKVMPNLSKIVTSLSDELGHDVDRAQLFSVFLKEFERRYQMILKGETEPLFREWRSLSRTLHRRVRVRTIRESFEGEALDVDERGALIIHKDNGEVERVIAGDCYLI